ACTCGCGTTGTTCGGCGCGGGTGAAGACGCCGTCACGACGGATCTCGCCCCGCTGGCGGTCGTGCTCGAAGAGTTCGAGGATCAGCTGTTTCTCACGACGCAGCTGTATGAGGAGGCCAAACATTCGGACTTCTTCGACCGATACTGGCGTGAAGTGATCCATCCGGCTGAAGACGCTCGCGGGCACGCCCACTCTTCCCCGACCGATGAACGATGGTTCACCGAGGAGTACGACGAGCTGTTTGCGCGTAATGAGCGCGCAATGCGTCGGCTGCTTGAGGCGGACACCGCCGAGAACCGTGCGAAAGCGTACTCACACTACCACCTGACCGTCGAGGGGATCCTCGCACAAACCGGATACTACGGTTTGACACGCGAGTTCGACGCGGAGACACATCCAACGCTACCGCACTTGCCGGGGTTGATCGGCGGACTCACCCAGATCCGGAGCGATGAGGGCCGCCACGTCGGCTTTGGGATGGCGAAACTCACAGAGCTCATTCAAACCGGACGCGTGCAACCGGACGTGATAGAGTCGACCATTGGCGATCTCCTGCCATTGGTGGCAGCAGCGATTCCGAGTCAGGAACGCGACGGACCCGGGATCTCGTCGACTGACCTCATCGAGTACGCGCGAAACAAACACGACCAGCGCATGACCCAGATCACGACCGCGAGCCAGCAGCTCCCGACCGTCGAGGAGCTGACTACGCTCACGGACTGAATCGAGACGAGTGACGATTTCGTACACACGATGACGACGATTACAGCCTTCGATGCGACCAATCCCGATGGGGCCCCCAGCGAACAGGCGTTCAAACGACTACTCGAAAGGAGGAGGCGTCGATGAACGACCGTTCCTCACATTCCAATCCGCTCGCGCTGGCGCTCGATGCCCAGCGCCAGCGTCTCACAACCGCCATCGAAGCAGTCGAAACCCTGGATGTGGGACCGCTCACTCGAGACATTGCGACTGATGTGGGTCGGACTCCGAGCGAGGTGATTTACAGCGATCACCTCTTCGAACTCCACCACTACGAACCCCGCGAGAGCTGCCACGATATTCCGATCCTGTTCGTCTACTCGCTGATCAACAAGCCGTTCATCCTCGATCTTCAGCCGGATCGATCGGTGGTTCAGCGGCTCCTAGAGGCGGGCTTTCACGTTTACATGATCGGCTGGAACGAGCCGCCGCGCGAACGACGGCTCACGCTCGATGAGTACGTGAATGAGTGCATAGGAAACTGTGTGGATGTGGTCCGTGAGCGTTCGGGACAGGAGTCGATCAACATGATGGGATACTGCATAGGGGGCACGATGGCAGCGATCTACGCCGCGCTTCACCCTGACTCCGTCCTGAATCTGGGATTGATAGCCGCTGGCTTGTGCTTCGAAACCGACGATCCCGGTGGCGTGTTTGAACGCTGGAACGAGAAAGCGTGGGTTTCACCGCGTGAAATCACGGAGGCCTACGAAAACGTACCGTCAGAACTGCTCGCGCTCGCGCTGAGTGATCCGAATTCGGATTACGTCTCGAAGTTCGCTCGACTGTACGACAACCGCAACGACGACGCGTTCGTGGCGACGTTCGCCCGGATAGAACGCTGGCTGGCCGACGGTGTTGATGTCGCAGCCGAACCGTTCAGTCAGTTCATCGAAGATATCTGTCGGAAGAACAAGATCTGTCGGAACGAGCTGTCGATCGGTGATGAGCACGTGGAGTTCTCGCACATCGATATGCCGGTTTTGCAACTCACCGCCCGCGACGACCACCTCTTTCCACCGGAGACGAGCAAGCCATTTACTGACGTCATTGCCAGCACTGATACGCGTGTCGTCGAATTTCCAACCGGTCATATCGGCCTGTTAGTTTCGGAACGCTCTCACGAAAGTGTTTGGCCGGAGGTTTGTGCGTGGTTCGGACAGCGATCATGAATCGATCGCGTTCGTGCTGTCTCAGTCTGGACGTGCGACCCTTGAGGCGGTAGTGATCCCTTCGAAAACGCGATCGGCGTTCTGGATGAGTAGCGTGCCAACGACGCTCATGACGAGCACGTAGCCGACGGCGAACACAGGAATCTCCCCGCCGAGTGCGCCGGTCCCGACACTCGCCGCAAGGGTGGCGATTACGAGGGAGAACTCCCCACGAGGCACTAACCCGACGCCGACGCGCATCGAGCGTCGCCGATCGAGGCGATAGATCCGTCCCGACAGCGATCCACTGATCACTTTCCCCACAGTCGTAACGAGCACTGCTGCGAGCAGCAACCAGATGAGATCGGTGAGAAGAGTTATTTCGGTTGTCAGCCCGATCGAGAAGAAAAAGACGGCAGCAAAGAAGTCGCGTGTGGGTGTGACGACAGATTCGATGCGTTCGATGTGGTCGGTCTCGCTGAACGCGGTGCCGACGAAGAAGGCTGCGACCGCCTCACTCAGTCCGAGCGTGAGCGCGAATCCAGCGATGAGCGTCGTAATCCCGAGTATGCGCAACAAAAACAACTCGTCCGAATCGGTATCGAACACCTGCTCGACGATCGAGGAGCCGTACCACGCGATGAGTGTAAGTCCTCCGAGAAACACGAACGCTCCCCCGATCGCAACAGCGGCGTCCATCACCGTCCCGCCCCCACCCGCAACCGCGGTC
The sequence above is drawn from the Halocatena salina genome and encodes:
- a CDS encoding PHA/PHB synthase family protein; translation: MNDRSSHSNPLALALDAQRQRLTTAIEAVETLDVGPLTRDIATDVGRTPSEVIYSDHLFELHHYEPRESCHDIPILFVYSLINKPFILDLQPDRSVVQRLLEAGFHVYMIGWNEPPRERRLTLDEYVNECIGNCVDVVRERSGQESINMMGYCIGGTMAAIYAALHPDSVLNLGLIAAGLCFETDDPGGVFERWNEKAWVSPREITEAYENVPSELLALALSDPNSDYVSKFARLYDNRNDDAFVATFARIERWLADGVDVAAEPFSQFIEDICRKNKICRNELSIGDEHVEFSHIDMPVLQLTARDDHLFPPETSKPFTDVIASTDTRVVEFPTGHIGLLVSERSHESVWPEVCAWFGQRS
- a CDS encoding cation:proton antiporter, whose amino-acid sequence is MSDTLLFEIGIALTGIAVAGTVANRISLSVIPAYIAMGILIGPNEPSTIAGISLTLVDQREFIDVVAELGIVFLLFFLGVEFSISQLLNDRRRIAKIGSIDFLVNFSLGIGLGLAFGYSLLETFFLAGIVYISSSAVISKSLIESGWVANAESGPILGTLVFEDILIAVYLALLTAVAGGGGTVMDAAVAIGGAFVFLGGLTLIAWYGSSIVEQVFDTDSDELFLLRILGITTLIAGFALTLGLSEAVAAFFVGTAFSETDHIERIESVVTPTRDFFAAVFFFSIGLTTEITLLTDLIWLLLAAVLVTTVGKVISGSLSGRIYRLDRRRSMRVGVGLVPRGEFSLVIATLAASVGTGALGGEIPVFAVGYVLVMSVVGTLLIQNADRVFEGITTASRVARPD
- a CDS encoding ribonucleotide-diphosphate reductase subunit beta, encoding MSDIPPMQIDTDARPFRYYRHAVEKHWDPHEIDLTVDRDGIAELDDAAFEGLKRALALFGAGEDAVTTDLAPLAVVLEEFEDQLFLTTQLYEEAKHSDFFDRYWREVIHPAEDARGHAHSSPTDERWFTEEYDELFARNERAMRRLLEADTAENRAKAYSHYHLTVEGILAQTGYYGLTREFDAETHPTLPHLPGLIGGLTQIRSDEGRHVGFGMAKLTELIQTGRVQPDVIESTIGDLLPLVAAAIPSQERDGPGISSTDLIEYARNKHDQRMTQITTASQQLPTVEELTTLTD